The DNA region ggacatggctagatcgacttgtctagtcatgctgatcaagaatatatatactttatggggtcggaaacgtctccttcactgcgttgcaaacttctgactgaaatcaatataccctgaTTGTGAAAACCTTACACTATGACCAATTTAAAATGACATTTGAAATGCATAGTGGAGCTTTTcaggtaaaatattttactttttcgGCGTCGTTATGTATCATGAGCGATCAACAGAACAAACTTTAACACTGATTACTAATGGAAAGTAATCATGTTGTCCTGCTGCACGCGGCCATTGACATTtcaaaaacttctgatatctaaccaaaacacctcttaacgaggtaaaaaacTAGTGACGAtatcaaacaaataacaaatgttctaattttatctaaaatattttcaaaaaataagcgaaacaaatttttaacattcaatttatttaattttatatttacattGTATTAAATACTGTGTTGAGAACTGTGGTTTACTCCGTCTTGATAATGAATGTACGGATCTGCATTGGTTGCAGTGTTACGCTGAACTCGGCGGCTTCCTGAGATTTCTCAGCGGCCAAAGGCCTGTGGGCAGTAGTATAGTACTCGACTTCTTCGGGCTTGTGTCCTGAGCTATCGTGGTGGAACTTGAAGCGCTTCATATCCTTCAAAGGCAAGTTTCCGTCCAAGGTGGTTTCGCGAATTTCTAATCCGTTCAAATGGTCAAAGATCGGCCGAATGTTGAAGCTAACCACTTTGCCCTCGGTGTGATCCAAGAAGTTCTCCACACGAAGCAGAACCTCGTCGTCGTTGAAAGGCTCCAGGGTGAGCAAGTGCACCGACTTGGGGAAGTCATCGAAGCTGGGAACCGATTTGGCAGCAGCGGTGGTGCTTCCGGTGTTCTTGCTGAAGAACTTCCAGAAGGGCAGGTGAATTTTCTTTTCCGCCTCCCGCTCCACGGCAGTGGACTCATCGGCAGCGTTAAGGATTAGGTAGACCTTACCACGGGCAATCATGGGCTGGCCGAACTTCTCCTCGTCCAAGGCCTCACCAACTCCGTAGCCGTCGTCGCGTACCAGACGACGGTGCAACATAAGTTCCAACTGTCCGTTGATCATGCTGGCTCCTCCCTGGGCACGATCGTTGAGAATGGCAATACGCTTCTTACTGTCCTGCAGGGCAATTCGGGATGTGACGGGGTAGTAGTTCGCTGCAGTTGGCTGCCTATCCAGACCGGGGATGAAGTCCTCCCGCTGGTCCTTCACACGCTTGATCATCTCGCGGCCATTGGAGTCGGTATAGGAAACGCCATCCGAGGCAATGGTACTGTTGAAGATGATAACCACTTCCCGGCCGAATTCCTCTTCCCTCTCAATGGGTCCAACCAGCCACTCGATCTCCACAATGGGCTCGCCCTCGTAGATTCGAATGACCTGGGAGACGTATTCGCTGAACTGCTGGTGGACTTCCTTGACCAAAGCTCCATCGTAAACGGTGAACTCAACACCTTCATATTGTACAATAAAGTCAGCCTGGTGGTATTGACGGAAGACGTAGGCACCGGAGTCGTAGGTCCTATAAACACCATAACTCTGATCGATGTTCTCGGAGACTCCGTTCATTTCGACCGTCTTTAGTAGACCAGTTTTGTTGTCGATCACCAGCTTGACATCCTAGTAAAGGTTAATATTAATGTGTTAGTTAAGGTAGTTCCGTCACTTAAGTGGTTCTTGACAGCTTACCGAAGTCTGCACCACAGTCTCTCCTTCCTCGTCGTCGAAGGTCTCAGTAGCGTTCTTCATGGAATGAACCTTCTTGAATCGCTTGGGCAACTCCAAGTTCGATTCTTCAACCTTGACGGACCTCTTTGACTTGGTGTGCACAGCGACGGTCCTGCTCTCCTGATCAACAACCTTCTTGATATAGTAGTTAGCGATCTTGCCGACGGAAGCCTTGAAGACCAGCTCATGCTGAGTGTCGTTGCTGCGGAACTCCAGGGCCAGGACCTGCCAGGGCACTGGGACCACTTCAGAAGCTACCACGCGACCCTTCTCGTCGGTAACCTGGTAGTTCTCGTTCTTGACTGGTACCCGCACATACTGGGTGGAAGTGTGGGCCAAGGGGTTGTACACGGTCACCACCACGTTATCACCACCGTCCTTGGTGAAGGCGCACTCGCTGATATTCAACTGCAGGCAGCTCTCGAATTCTCCGTTGGGCAGATTGGTCAGCTTGCGCAGACCATCGCGGGCAGTGTTAACACCACCGAGGATGGCGTCGTACAAAATTCGATCGTAGTCATCGGACACATGCTGCTTCTCAGTGCCCGTAATGGCATCGTGGTGCTGCATCACACCCATAATCTCGCGAAGGTACTCCAGATCTTCCTTCTGCTGCTGGCTGGTCAGACCGGCGAAGACACTTAGTTGCTTGGCCACCTGAAGGATGTGGTTGCCATCGCGCTCAAAACGCTTCTGGGTGGGTCGGGAGGTGAAGTAGCCGGTCCAGTAGCTGTTGTCATCGCTGCCATAGGGGAAAAAGTCCTCGGTCTTGTTGGGCCAGGTTTGGAGACCTTCATGCACAGAGTTCAGGTAGCAGGCGGGGGTGGAGTAAAACAGGTTGAAGGTGGAGCCCTCGGCCTGACGCTCGTTAACGTACCTGGGAACATTCAAAATAATGAGTATCGATCACCACTTATCAGGCATAAGTAATTACTTGATCAGCTTGTCCATGTTCTTGAAGTTAACCTGAGCATCTTCGTACTGGAAATCATCACCCATGGGGATCATGATGTGGTTGGATCGGAAGTGCTTGGCCACCTCCGCCACGTAGCTGAGGAAGTCATCGACCCTGGACTTGACATTGTTGTCGTAGCTCTTAGTGTCAATGATCGGATCGTCACCGCAGTGGACGTCGAAGCAGTAGCCGGGGGGAGCCGAGTAGTGACGGTACAGCAGGCCAGTGAAAATTTCATCGTTGCTCAGCGAATCACTGGCATCCCAGATCATTTCCATACCCAAGTTGTCGATGCGGTTGTTCTTGTCGCGGTGATCCATGCGGGCGAAGAACTCTCCATCATAACCCATCTGAGCAAAGATCGAAGCCTGCTCACGGGAATGACCGAAAGGATCGATCTGCCAGCCAATGCGGGGACGGGCGCAGGACCCGAAGGTGTCGTCTAAGAACCTAGTTATAGCAATTTGAACCATTAAGAAGCCGATCCTCTATTTCAATCCTTTCTTGCACTTACTTCAATCCCAGGGTGAACTGATCGATCACACTTTGGTAGTTGACGGCAGCCTCATCGTTCATACTCCAAGCTCCTCCTGTGAACTCCAGGCGACCCTCGTTGACCAGTTTCTTCACAACCTGCTTCGCAGTCTCGGATTGCTCCGACCACCATTTGGCAAAGAAAGAGGTCTCCACCTGAATGAAGCGACGGGAAGGATCCTTGATGAGCTCAGAGATCACGGTGTCGATGATGTACTGGACTCCAGCGTGCTGAATGTTGCTCCTGTGGCCATAGAAGTACTGATCAACGGTCTTCAGCCAGCCAACATCGTCATGTGAGTGGGGAACCATGTGAATATTGATCATGTTCGTCTTCGTTTTGGGGCATGCCTGTAACGAGTTCATGGACATGTTCCGAAATTAAAATGCATCAGATCATCAcgaattttgaaatttaaaattctttatatttatccttttaaatattacattttaaaagttttagagTCAACGAATTGTCcgtatttatttcttaaattcACTTTCGCggttttcatttcattttcaatttcTAAATATTCTCCTATTCCCATTCTGGTTCTCGGTTCTCACCTCGTATCCACAAGCCTCCTCAGATGGCTTCACACTTAGGGCCAAAAGAGCGGCAAAGAGCACAGTGCCGCACAAATAATTCATGGCGACGAcctttcaatttattttagaacTGAACGCGAAGACAGTTTCGATTCGAGCACAGAACTGACTTTCTCAGAAAATTTGAGCTGCTTTTATAGGAAAGCCCACACGGATTCAGCCCGATAAGCAATCACTTTGGACCCTCAAGAGGCTTGTGCTTAGGCTTAGGACCAATAAAACGGTTTAACGATAACCGAAATCTTAGGGAAATACTGATACTCTCACTACGAAGTTCAAGTTCAGTGTGTTCGCGATCGCCAGCAATGCATATCTTAATTGGTATCTTAGTTGGTTCTAATCGCTTCCATGCGATTAGTAAAATTAGTTCCCATTGATGATTACGCCATGGTACTTCTTATAGcatttttatgaatttgtACTAAGGTGAAGAGTTTGCAATTATTTCATGCTGATTAGAGAAATTCAGACCCCAAACGGGGCGGTAACACTATGGGGGCTAAAATTCTATTTTAGCATTTTTATTAGCCCTTCAGGAAATCATGAGTGCTTGATAACCTTTCGGGAAGTGTTTTGAATATTAGGACCACATGGAAATGTTATTAATTCGTTATCATAATTGCCCATTGTTACTCGTGATCGCAAACATTTAAGATTATAGTTTTTGATTTCAGAAAATGTCACACACTCAACAACGAccataaacaatttttacttGAACGCCAATTACTAATTCTTCTTTATTCAATTCTGACCTGAGAAATcacaaatattaatttatcGGTTGTCTTGGGAACTGTTATCGAATAGGACACACAGCCTATCAAGCACTGAAACATAACAAAATGGGCATTCTATGATAGACTGAACGCAAATACTTGTTTTATATCATTTCCAAAATGGAACAACACCGGTTTTATGTGCTACAAGCTTTGCGTATAGGACTTGGAGAACCGATCCTCTCCAGGACCGAATCATAATTAAAGCCGCCTTCTCATTTCTTACGAACTGGGGATTTTGAATTTAGCATCTTTGCTCACACCagaaaatggaaattaaatgAAACTAAAATCTGCCCTGCCCTGACGCGTGTTGTGAAGTTtacaattataattatatatttaaaaaaataggagTTTTATTTATCGTTGATCAATTCAAACCCAATGCAGAAATGAAAGACCTGGACGAACTCAATGAGATAAAACTTATTCAACTTTTAATGAGTCTGCCGACCATATAAagacatattttttaatgaagcAAAAACGGCAATTATACTGCACATTCGTATTTATGCACATATCCCACTATTGCAAATGACGATGATTGCACAATCGCTTAAATGCAAAACTCATTAAAATAATTGCGAAATGCAAAAGTATAACAAACTCATGGAAGTCGACGTCCCAGGCGGAGAGACCAGAACCAGACCGCCAGAGAGCAGTGAACAGTGAGTACAGTAAACACACAGACTACGGCACACACTCATTAAACCAACCATAAATAATtaacaaaacaatttattttcaagGATACAGCCGGGTTGGGGTGGACCCAGGCTCAGTCTATAATTGCGTCGCATTATCCCTTCAGCCAGTGGGACTGCACTGCCTGCACTCGGTATGCAAACTTCAAAGCCCATGTATGGGGCCGCTTGTCTGCGCCGATGCCAAGATGAAAAGccaaaaagtacaaaaaacagaaaaaaacatGAAAACAAAATTGTGCTGACAAACAAACAGCGTCTAAAAGTCAACAAACCATGGCACCCAGGGCTGGCTGTCGTTGGCTACTGATGCGCGATATCTGAAAACACTTAAGCAGTCCACACACATGACGCATACGCCATGTGTGCGGGTGTAGTTTGCGAGTCATTAAAAGCAAATAACCTCAAAGCAAAGAGCTGCCGCTTCTCTCGGACTCTGGACCACTTGAGCCACAAAACGCTGGCTAGCTGGCAAAAAGAAGTGCTGGATTTCCTCATGGCCATGTCCAGCTGGGGTTCGTAGGACACAAACCACCCGTGCACCCTCACACTTCTTGCTGAGCGGCATTTGTCCGCAAACACTTTTGTAATTAATTGCGCATGGCCAGCGCAAATGTCAGGACCTCCCTGTTCCGTTCGGAGACCTCCGCCTCAGACCCACTTAAAAGTCATCCAGTGCGTTGGTCAAAGGTGGTTCGGGGCGCCACGTTAAATTTGAGGGCTGAATTCTGGAGCTCTTGGAGCAATAAACGGATGAAAAAAGATTAATGGGcttatgatttttgaaaaatttcggtctcggttttatattttttatatatttcgaTTTTTCAAATACTTGCAGTTGTTTCCTTTGGCTGTAGGGATATACTTTTGAAGAGGGCAAACGGAGAATAGAACAATGCAAGCggtgttattttatttttacgtTGATGTTTCTCTAAACGAATTTAGCATAATTAATTGCCTTGTCGAAATGTGTGCAAATGGAGCACGCTGCATTGCCGCAGGTCCTGGCTAAGGATCTGCACACCTCCTTATTCCGTTCTCGGCAGGatccactccactccactccgGCACTGCAGTAAAATATTGTTTCGCCCTGCTCGAGTATTTGCATAATGCAGCACGATGCATTAAAACCATCCTTTGGCGTCTGAACTCGCTCGTCCTTGTGGGCGTCTCCTTGTCACTGGGGTGTTCTCATTAGCACATCTCGAGTGGATTCGGCCCTGGGGGAACTATTTAGCACACAACAGCGGCAACCGGGGAGAAAATGTCTGAATTGAGGCATTCGAGTGATCCAGCAACAATTGCTAGAAGAACTTCGCCGATTCTACTGAAGCTAATCTCGAAATTGCAgcccaatataaaatattgccaaaaatcttcaaaaaatgtttaaaagtttagtcaataaatatagaacgctatagtcaacgGCTTCATCTATcacatacccgttactcagctaaggggagtgCGTGAGAGATGGAGATGTGCAAGCGGCAAACCGATTGTTCCCAAGATTGAACACCCCGCAACTGCGCCACCTAGCGTCGatgcttttattttattatgacTTTATAATGGATGGTCCGATTGAAGATGGATATTGATAATCAAAGCAAAatcaacaaggaagaacgctatagtcgagtacctcgactatcagatacccgttactcagctaaagggaccaaaggaaaatggagatatgcaagcagcaaatgcgccacctaccggcggtagacagatttaagcgttgtgggcgttagagtgggcgtggcaaagttttttttaaatcaatcgataggtattgacgagaccaatacatttcagtttaaattttttatctagcacaaaaattgtgggcgccacaggcttgggcggtttgtgggcgttagagtgggcgtggcaaactttttttggatcaatcgataggtattgacgagaccaatacatttcagttaacagtttttatctagcataaaaattgtgggcgccacagatttgggcggtttgtgggcgttagagtgggcgtggcatattcgcgtaacaaacttgcgctgcgcttaagcctacggaatctaagtctgaaatcccgtttctctatctttgatattttccgagatatccgcgttcatatttgcgattttttgaagtttgtgggcggtttgtgggcgttatagtgggcgtggcaaacttttttttgagtcaatcggtaggtattgatgagaacaatacatttcagttaaaatttttattctagcatgaaaactgtaggatccacagttttgggcggtttgtgggcgttagagtgggcgtggcactcttttgaaataaacttgcgctgcgcaggaatctcaggaatctgcataccaaatcccagtattgtagctcttatagttttcgagatctcagcgttcatacggacagacggacagacggacagacggacagacggacagacggacagacggacatggctagatcgactcggctagtgatcctgatcaagaatatatatactttatggggtcggaaacgcttccttctgcctgttacatactttccgacgaatctagtatacccttttactctacgagtaacgggtataaaaatgtgaGCGCTagacagtgggcgtggcactccgCTGAAACATACTTGCGCTGCCTCATGACCCCTAAAATCTGTATGCTTAATCCCACTTGTCTAGCTTATAAAGTTcagagatctcagcgttcatacggacggacagacagtcagacaTTACCTTCTTTAACATTactttcatttttaattttatttaaaatattaattttagtattatttactagctttaatttgttaaaataaaataaaatattaattttagtattatatact from Drosophila subpulchrella strain 33 F10 #4 breed RU33 chromosome 2L, RU_Dsub_v1.1 Primary Assembly, whole genome shotgun sequence includes:
- the LOC119546591 gene encoding lysosomal alpha-mannosidase, giving the protein MNYLCGTVLFAALLALSVKPSEEACGYEACPKTKTNMINIHMVPHSHDDVGWLKTVDQYFYGHRSNIQHAGVQYIIDTVISELIKDPSRRFIQVETSFFAKWWSEQSETAKQVVKKLVNEGRLEFTGGAWSMNDEAAVNYQSVIDQFTLGLKFLDDTFGSCARPRIGWQIDPFGHSREQASIFAQMGYDGEFFARMDHRDKNNRIDNLGMEMIWDASDSLSNDEIFTGLLYRHYSAPPGYCFDVHCGDDPIIDTKSYDNNVKSRVDDFLSYVAEVAKHFRSNHIMIPMGDDFQYEDAQVNFKNMDKLIKYVNERQAEGSTFNLFYSTPACYLNSVHEGLQTWPNKTEDFFPYGSDDNSYWTGYFTSRPTQKRFERDGNHILQVAKQLSVFAGLTSQQQKEDLEYLREIMGVMQHHDAITGTEKQHVSDDYDRILYDAILGGVNTARDGLRKLTNLPNGEFESCLQLNISECAFTKDGGDNVVVTVYNPLAHTSTQYVRVPVKNENYQVTDEKGRVVASEVVPVPWQVLALEFRSNDTQHELVFKASVGKIANYYIKKVVDQESRTVAVHTKSKRSVKVEESNLELPKRFKKVHSMKNATETFDDEEGETVVQTSDVKLVIDNKTGLLKTVEMNGVSENIDQSYGVYRTYDSGAYVFRQYHQADFIVQYEGVEFTVYDGALVKEVHQQFSEYVSQVIRIYEGEPIVEIEWLVGPIEREEEFGREVVIIFNSTIASDGVSYTDSNGREMIKRVKDQREDFIPGLDRQPTAANYYPVTSRIALQDSKKRIAILNDRAQGGASMINGQLELMLHRRLVRDDGYGVGEALDEEKFGQPMIARGKVYLILNAADESTAVEREAEKKIHLPFWKFFSKNTGSTTAAAKSVPSFDDFPKSVHLLTLEPFNDDEVLLRVENFLDHTEGKVVSFNIRPIFDHLNGLEIRETTLDGNLPLKDMKRFKFHHDSSGHKPEEVEYYTTAHRPLAAEKSQEAAEFSVTLQPMQIRTFIIKTE